From candidate division KSB1 bacterium, one genomic window encodes:
- a CDS encoding HEAT repeat domain-containing protein has protein sequence MGLQHPDRFDVRKNCRSALQDNVWQIRVEAADALGNIEDRRAVSPLIKMLKDENKYVRKEAAEALGEINR, from the coding sequence ATGGGTCTCCAACATCCAGACCGATTTGATGTCCGAAAAAACTGCCGGTCTGCCCTGCAGGATAATGTCTGGCAGATTCGGGTTGAAGCGGCTGATGCATTGGGAAATATCGAGGACCGGCGTGCCGTGAGTCCATTGATCAAAATGCTTAAAGATGAAAACAAATATGTGAGAAAAGAGGCTGCCGAGGCTTTGGGGGAGATTAACAGGTAA
- a CDS encoding ornithine cyclodeaminase family protein: MTQIFTLNEIKKVLLEIDVTTAIEDGFVAYSNGNVVVPPVGELIFENPPGDVHIKYGYIKGDEYYVIKIASGFPENIKLDLSSSNGLMLVFKQATGELACILQDEGFLTNVRTAVAGKIVAKYLAPKSVHRIGILGTGIQGRMQLEYLKPVIDCRDVIVWGRKQDRLDRYKTDMEPFGFSIQSTQAIEEVTSTCNFIVTTTSAKSPLVQFDQIKPGTHVTAMGSDTPDKIELDPKILQKADLIVADSIPQCRERGEISHALKAGLLDSGNIIELGKIISNPQLGRIDDNQLTIADLTGVAVQDIQISKQVFESLMKSNYSASKTQKL; the protein is encoded by the coding sequence ATGACTCAAATCTTTACCTTAAATGAAATCAAAAAAGTACTACTTGAAATTGATGTAACAACAGCAATCGAGGATGGATTTGTAGCTTATTCAAATGGAAATGTTGTCGTTCCGCCGGTGGGTGAATTGATCTTCGAAAATCCGCCTGGAGATGTTCACATTAAATACGGTTATATTAAGGGCGATGAATATTATGTAATCAAGATCGCATCGGGATTTCCTGAGAATATAAAACTGGACCTGTCTTCCAGCAATGGTTTGATGCTGGTGTTTAAACAAGCAACCGGAGAACTCGCTTGTATTCTTCAAGATGAAGGTTTTCTCACTAATGTTCGGACTGCAGTTGCCGGCAAAATTGTGGCCAAATATTTAGCGCCAAAATCAGTTCATCGTATCGGTATCCTTGGCACTGGAATTCAAGGTCGGATGCAGCTCGAGTATTTAAAACCGGTAATCGATTGCAGAGATGTGATTGTTTGGGGCAGGAAACAGGACAGGTTAGATCGATATAAAACTGACATGGAGCCTTTTGGGTTTTCAATTCAATCGACTCAAGCCATAGAAGAAGTAACTTCAACCTGTAATTTCATCGTCACAACGACTTCGGCAAAATCTCCATTAGTGCAATTCGATCAAATCAAACCAGGAACGCATGTCACCGCAATGGGTTCGGATACCCCAGATAAAATTGAGTTAGACCCAAAAATTCTCCAAAAAGCAGATCTAATTGTTGCTGACAGCATCCCGCAATGTCGTGAAAGAGGTGAAATATCTCATGCCCTGAAAGCGGGCTTGTTGGATAGTGGAAATATCATTGAACTAGGCAAGATTATTTCCAATCCACAGCTTGGGAGAATAGATGACAACCAGCTTACCATCGCAGACCTTACCGGTGTAGCTGTTCAGGATATTCAAATATCCAAACAAGTTTTTGAATCTTTGATGAAAAGTAACTATTCAGCCTCTAAGACTCAAAAGCTCTAA
- a CDS encoding aminopeptidase P family protein — protein sequence MHQPLQPESARHYPAGQTGSFFGHQIGLDVGDPCLLDAPLSPGMVFTVEPWYYNHDLEISVFIEDVVLVTEMWCREFNRRFTTLE from the coding sequence ATGCATCAGCCGCTTCAACCCGAATCTGCCAGACATTATCCTGCAGGGCAGACCGGCAGTTTTTTCGGACATCAAATCGGTCTGGATGTTGGAGACCCATGCCTTTTAGATGCTCCTCTTTCTCCTGGGATGGTTTTCACTGTCGAGCCCTGGTATTACAATCATGATCTTGAAATTTCAGTGTTTATTGAGGATGTTGTGCTGGTAACTGAAATGTGGTGCAGAGAATTTAACCGCAGGTTTACAACGCTCGAGTAA
- a CDS encoding DUF2442 domain-containing protein, with the protein MNSLETEIEEPKAKSIKISDDSLSVDLFDGRTIIVPLLWYPRLWHGSNEERNNFELIDEGSIIHWPDLDEDLSLSGIVAGRKSGESQKSLKRWLKNRENN; encoded by the coding sequence ATGAATTCTTTAGAGACTGAGATAGAAGAACCTAAAGCTAAGTCAATCAAAATTAGTGACGACTCTCTTTCTGTTGATCTATTCGACGGTCGAACCATAATTGTACCCCTTCTCTGGTATCCCCGTTTGTGGCATGGTTCGAACGAAGAACGGAATAATTTTGAGTTAATTGATGAAGGTTCGATTATTCATTGGCCGGATCTGGATGAGGATTTAAGTCTCTCGGGTATTGTGGCGGGCCGTAAATCGGGAGAAAGTCAAAAATCGTTAAAACGTTGGTTAAAGAATCGTGAGAACAATTAA